The nucleotide window GTACCATCCGGTGCCGGTACCAGCCATGAGGGCATACTGGTCTACTTCGCTATTACAGCATACACAATAGCTGCCGGGCTGTGTGGCCACTATACTGGAAGGACGGGAAGCTGTGTTACTGATAAACAGGTTGACATTATTTGTTGTTTTGGTAACATCCACGCTGGAGATGCGGTTGGCCGGATCCCGTTCTGCCACCAGCAGCCGGCTTTCTGTGCTGTCTGTCCAGGTGAGGAAAAACGGAGCAGTCAGTCCACCTGCGATGAGTATTTTGATACCGGTGCTCAGTTCTATACGGCTGATGCCGGAGAGACCCTGTTCTGTTACGTATGCAAAAGACAGGTCTGAAGACAGGGTAAGCCCCACGGGGAAGTTAAGTCCGCTGTAGAGTACTGTTTTAGTGCCTGTAGTGAGGTCTATGCGGAACAGGTTACCCGGGTTAGCATATTCCACGACATAAGCTGTCATATGTGCTTCGTCCAGCCACAGCTGTTGCGGGGCGGTTAATCCGGAGCATACTACCGTAGCGGCGGCACGGTTGGCACTGGCAAGATTTACTTTCATAATATCGCCGCTGCGTTCCGAAACAAAGGCGGTTTGTTCATTGGCCATCACCGCAATATCTTCCGGATTAGTATAACCGCTGCCGATACGTTTATACGTTGGGTTTAGTTTGTAGGTTACCCATTGTACCTTGAGGTTATAGCCATACGCTACTACCATCAGTTTACAATAATTGCCTTCCCGGGTATGTACACAAAAGACATCTCCATTGACCAGTTTATTGGAAGCATCGTTGTTACCGATAATAGGTGTATTGGAATAGTTGTACGACTGTAAAACGGCGGGTGTGATCTGGTTGAAATCCACTATACCCAGATTGACGATCTGTGCATTGCCTTGTGGCACCATCTGCCTTTTTACCGTGTCTATCTGTTCCCACCAGATATCAGCCGTGGCACCGGCACTAACGTTGGTACCGGTTTCACAATCAAACAACCAGGTACCTTTGATATCTGTAGTACCCTGGGAAATAACGACTGCTGAAACAGGAGCGAGGTCAATGGTAGAGATGAAGCCGTCGTATTCCACAAAGATGAGCTGGTTCTTATTTTTCAGATAGCGCGAACCAATAGCGCCAGCGAGATTAGCTGCTAACATTTTCATGACATGGGGTTTTTAAATTGAAATGAAATTCTGCACAAGACACACCTGCACTGAGGTGTACCTTTATGTTTTGGGGAATTGTAGGTGAATAAAACAGGTGCTGTTTTCCGGAAACTGCGGGTACGAAATTACGGAATCAGGAACGAATAAAAATGTTAAGCATATACGCAATTTCTGATTGCGTATATACACGTAAAGTGTAATATCTGTAGGGAGGCGTTTAATTGTAATCACTCCTGCCGATCTATCGGCAGGTCCGGCGTGAAAATCCGCTCAGGATGAAATTTCAGGAACAGGACGAAGGGGTTTTAAAAAGTTTCTTAAAGCCTTATGATATTGGGTTACGGGACTTTTTATAATGCTAGCTAAATATGGGATGATTTTCTATTTTTTGAGCTGTCAAGGATTCCTTGACAGCTCAAGACAAGCCATGACAGAGAATTACAAACGACACAACAACTAACACAACGACCAAACCAGCCACCACAAAGAGATACAAAGCAAACTAAAAACATTTAACTTATAAATAATTAATATTGAGCAATATATATTAAAATAATAAGTTCATATATTTGGATCTACAAAAATGATTCTTAACAAGGAAAAAATGATGCAACAGCTCTTATATTCAAAAAATAGGGCAGCATTTATATATCATTAACAAAAGCCATTTCTTTATGTTCCATATTACTGAAATAAAAAATAAACTTATGCTTATTTATCAAACAGAAGATGGACAAACCTCTATTGAGGTCAAACTTGAAGACGATATGATCTGGCTTACCCAAACCCAGATGACTGAATTGTTTGAACAAACCAAACAAAATATCAGTCTTCACATTAAAAACATTTACAAAGAAGGTGAGCTCAACAAAAATGCAACGGTCAAGGAATACCTGACTGTTCAAGCTGAAGGAAAAAGACAGATAGAAAAAATTACAAGCTACTACTCCCTCGATGTAGTCATATCCACAGGCTACCGTGTAAAATCCCGACGAGGTACCCAATTCCGTATCTGGGCCAATAAAATACTAAAAGATTATCTGATAAAAGGCTACGTCCTGAACGAGCAACGCCTCAAGGAGCAAGGTGATCAACTCGTCACTCTTAAAAACACGATACGGCTGATGGGCAATGTACTGGAAAGTAAACCGCTCAATACAGACGAAGCAACAGGACTGTTAAAAGTGCTTACTGATTATGCCTACGCATTAGACGTCCTGGACAAATATGATCATCAACAGTTAACCATACAGGGCACTACCTCAGATACACTTTTCCGTATTACCTATTCAGCAGCTATGGGAGCCATTCACGGATTAAAGGACAGATTTGGTGGCAGCACCCTGTTTGGTAACGAGAAAGATGAATCTTTCCGCAGTTCGCTTGCAGTAATCTACCAAACTTTTGATGGCAAGGAATTATATCCAAGCATTGAAGAAAAGGCAGCACATCTGCTGTATTTCGTGATCAAAAACCACTCCTTCTCAGATGGTAACAAACGTATCGCCGCCTTTCTGTTTGTTTGGTTTATTGAGAAAAACAATTTATTGTACAGAGAAGATGGTTCCAAACGTATCGCAGACAATGCTTTAGTAGCCCTGACACTGATGATTGCGGAAAGTAAAGCCGACGAGATGGAGATAATAATCAAAGTGGTGGTTAACCTCATCAATACCCTCAATTAAAGCGCTGTCTTTCTTATATATACCTGCTTTGGACTTCTCCTTCTCCCTCCCCTTCCACCAACATCTGCTTCCTTAAGTTCATCAATGCATACCTTACCCTTCCCAATGCAGTATTAATACTGATTCCTACTGTCTGTGCCATCTCTTTATAACTCAGGTCTGCGTAGTAGCGTAATATGACCGCTTCCCGCTGTACGGTTGGCAGCTGGTCCAGCAGCGCATTGATCTCCTGACTGGTTTCGTGGGCGATCAGGTGATGTTCAATGCTGTGTTCCATATAGTCCAGGCTATCACCCATTTCATCGTTGTAGCCGGCCACTACTGTCTTAGACCAGGAATTGACCTTACGGAAATGGCTGATGCAGCAGTTGTGGGCTATACGTACCGCCCAGGCCAGAAACCGGTTATTGTCTGAATACTGCCCGCTATGCAGGGCATTGACTATCTTGATAAATACTTCCTGAAAAATATCTTCGGCCAGGTCACGGTTGCGGACCAGGAGTACAATGGTGGTATATAATCTGTTTTTGTGACGATGCACAAGGGTTGTAAAGGCCTGGTTATTGCCGGCGATATACATACGGATCAATTCGTGGTCCGTAAAATCTTGATACTTGTTCATACACAGGTTTCAATCGTTAAAAAATAAAAGCTTCAGTATACGGTCTCCCTTGAAAGGGAGACCATTATTTCTATGCTGGAGGCTATGAGTAATTAACCTAATCTTCCAGGTGCAGGGCTTCCTTCACCTGACCATAATTTTTCCAGTCGAAAGTGCTGGCAGAGCGGGCAGCAATACCACCAGGTACTACTACATATCTGTATTGATAAATTTTACCGCTGGCAGTAGTTCTCGTACCAGGGTTGGCGTTAGATACCACCGTAATAGCTTTATTACCTGCTACATAACGGATAATAACACCACCCTCGTCGGTATAAGGCAACACTACAATCCTGGGCTGTAATGCTGTACCCAGATTGATATACACATTCACCAGCGCATTACCCAGCAGGATAGAATCAACTTTAGGCGTTGAGATCACGGCACCATAAAGAACAGTGTCTACACCCCCGCTGGAGTTGGGTGCCGTTTGAATTCCCTGAAACTGAACATCCAACCAACCAGAATAAATCACATTGGCAGAACCGGGCAAACCAGAATCCCCTTTAGGACCCTGAGGGCCTTTAGTACCGGCGGTTCCGGCAGGACCAGCAGGTCCCTGTGCTCCGTCTTTGGAGCAGGCAGCAAAAAATACAACTACAGAGAGAACCAGTGCATAGGGCATGCAACGCAATACTTGTTTCATAATTACAATTTGGATTTAAGTGTTTATTTTGATTGATATTTATTTGTTGGATGTAATTTTTACCAGACGTTTCTCGGACAGGTATCACCATATTTGTTACCCAGCAGGAACCCGATCATAATCTCATGAGATCCTTTACTGACCGTATTCAGTGAAGAAGCCGTATAGTCGTAGGAGTAACCAATGTTAAAAGTGGAATTGATATTCACCCCGAACATGGCCGCCACACCATCATGCAGGCGATAGGAAGCTCCCATCCAGAAACGGTCCCTGAACATCGCACGGGCATTCACATCCACACTCATCGGCATAGCGGTAATAAATTTGATCATCACCGACGGCAGTATATTGACATCATCGTTTATCCATAAACGATAGCCTGTGGTGAAAAACAGGTGTGGCACCAGTTTCCCCCGATAGAGGCTGTCGCCTACCAGCTTCCCGTTATCGTATCCGATGTTTTGCGGGATGATATTCTGCGCGGAGATGCCAGCGAAATAATCTGCTGAATACAACCATAACCCCGCCCCGATATCCGGGCGCCAGCGGTTCAGGATACCGGTACCATTGATAGCCGGGTCGTTTGGGTCCAAAAACCCCACCTTGCTGGCATCCAGGCTCACCTGCTGCATACCCAGTGACAGCCCTGCACTCAGACTGGTACGGGGCGACAGGTTGATATGATGGGCATACGCAGCGCTGATGGAAAAACGATTGAGTGGCCCGGCCTTGTCGTTCAGGATGGTCAGCCCTGCACCGGGATGTGGCGGTGGCGTAGTATAATCCCGCCAGTAAGCCTTTCCCCGCGGATTCTCACCCTGTATGTCGAAGCCGGTAGGTGATGATGTACTGTAGTCCGATTTGCGTAATGGTCCATGCACCGTGAAATAAGTGGTTACCGGCGAACCATTCAGCCCGGCCCACTGATGACGATGGCTCAGACGCAGGTCCCAGTAATTTTCTATTCCTGCTACCGCAGGATTGATGATGAAAGGATTCATAATATACTGTGTGTAATGCGGCTGTTGCTGGGCCTGTACACATATCACTATCAATCCCATCAAACCAGTTAACACAAACTTTTTCATGACTCAATGTTTTAGGTTAAAAACATATGCTCCGTTATTTCTTCAGCACAGTGAAAGTGGTCCTTCTGTTCTTCTGTCTGCCTTCCGGGTTGTCTGTGCCATCCGGCAGGGAGTTGGGCGCTATCGGCATGGAAGCACCATAACCTTTATAGGTAAGGCGGTTGCGGTCTATTCCTTTTTCTATCAGATAGTCTACGCAGCTTTTAGCACGGGCTTCCGACAGGCGCTGATTGTAACGTTTGGTACCGATACTGTCGGTGTGAGCACTCAGCTCTATCTCCATAGAAGGATTTCCATTCAGCAACGCCACCAGTTTATCCAGTGCGGTGAAAGATTCCGGTTTGAGGGTAGACTTATCATAATCGTAGTACACATCTTCAAGGGTAACCGGTGAAGGCGGTGCTACTATCGGTGTAAGGCACAACAGCGGCGCAGTAATAGCTTCCGCATCTTCATCTGCCGGCACATCTATCCGTTGAGTGGATGACGTATAACCGTCCGCGTTAGCAACGGCCACCAGCGGCTGATATTCATCCATAGTGAAGGCGTAACTACCGTCAGCTGCGGTGCTGCGGGTGGTGACTACCGTATGGCGGACCGTATCGATGATACGCACTTCCGCACCGGCTACCGGCGTATTACTATTGCAGGCCACTACCACCCCGCTGAGCTGCCGTGCGGGCCGGTCTTTATGCAGGAAAAACAGCTCCAGGCAACATTCGGCGGCTCTATCGGTCCCCAGCAGCACATCATCCAGCAGATTGCGGTTGTTGCTGCGGCTCGCGAAATAGATATCGTCTTTTACAGAGTTGACAGGATATCCCATATTGACGGGCGTTTGAAAGTTGCCTGGCTCTCCTTTGCTGCTGAAAAAATCGTAACCTCCCATCCCTGTTCTACCATCGGTAGAAAATACGAGGGTGCGGGTAGCGGCATGATAACAAGGCGCCTGCTCATTTTCGGCTGTATTGATCACTGTTCCAAGGTTGGAAGTACTTATAGGCTTACCTGTTTCATCGAGTACTGCACACCACAGGTCGAAGCCACCCTGTCCACCGGGCCTGTCGCTGGCGTACAGCAGATGTTTGCCATCCGGCAATACAAAAGGCTGCTGGGTGTTGCTGCCGGGCACGTTGATGGTTGCATCCAGCTGTACAGGCTCACTCCAGCTGTTGCCATTTTTACGGGAAGTCCAGATGGAGGTGATTTTTTTGCCATGATCGATATGCCAGCGGGTGAGGAACAGCTGCTGCCCATCCGGTGTGAGGCTGACAGCTCCCTGGTGCAGCAACTCCGGCTGCGCTAAGGTCAGCAGCCTGATATTGGACGCCTGCCCGTTGGCATAATCTGCGGTATAAACACGGTTGATATAACCTTTATTTCTATCAGGATCAGGACGGGTGGAAGTGAACAGCAGTGCTCCGTCAGCTGTCCAGCAGGGCGCATAACTGGCGCCTGTGGTATTCAGCGCTGCCGGGGCCTTGCGGACTTCATATTTTGATAAATCATTTCTTTTCAGCTGGCCGTTGATAAAGGACAGGTTATCCACCTCGCGGGCAGCTGCTGTACTATAGCCATCTTTGGAGCCATAACCATTCAGGAAATTCCGGAAGGCTTTTTCCGCGTCTTCATATTTACCCAATGCCCGCAGGGAAACAGCATAGTAGTATCCTGCCAGCGGGAAACTGTTTTTGTCAGCCTCCATCACGGTTTCATAATAAGGCGCCGCCTTTCCGTAGTTGTGCAGATTACGGTAACTCTCCGCCAGTTTATATACAGCCTGCTGCTCGCTACTTACCGGAGCAGCAGTTTTTCTGCTGGTAGTTACGGCGGCGTAAGGCTTGTAGGAATCACGCCGGAACGCCTTGTTTTTGGTGCCAAGGTATTTTTCATAATACTGCACAGCAGAGTTATAATCTTCCTTTTTATAATATTGATCGGCAGCTTTCAGGTAATCATAGGTAAATTGTCCATACGACACTAATCCTGCCAGCACCATGGAAGCGGTAACGAATATTTTTTTCATGAGATGCCTGTTACTTTTAAAAATTGATTACAAACGGGGACATACAAATTCCACTTCCGGTGTTCTCACTTTCCTACGTCCGATAAAGGTGATCGATACCTCGAAGCTGTTGGAGCCACGGGCCATCTTATTCAGATCAGAAGTATTGATATCGTAGCTGACGCCCAGCATCATGGTTTTATAGATAAACCCGGCATGTGTGGTAAAAGCGTCTTTAACACGATAGTTGAGTCCCAGCAGGAAATCAGTACCTGGTGCAGCGGTCAGCTGACCATAAGCGCCAATCATTTTCTCCTGCGCAGGTCCCTGCTGCATAAACAGGAAATTGGGTGTAACACTCAGTATATCCGACAACGTTAACTTCACACCACCATGCACATTAAAGCGCATCGGGAAGCGGGCATCACCGGCAGCACTGAACTGGTCCTGCGGACGAGTGAGGTGCATCACAGAGAAACCACCATAGATGTTGTATTTTTTTCCGGGGGTGGCATCATAATACAATGCTCCGGCACCGGCATCGAATGAAATCGATGAGGTACGTGTAAGCATGTCCGTTACCGGATTACCGGGATTATAGCCGGTCACCGGATTCCATTGCTCCCCGAAGGTGAGCTTGGAAGGATCAAAGCGGCGCTGTATAAAGCCCAGCTGCAGACCGAAGTTGAGCTGATGATAATGTGCTGCGTCCAGCTTTACGCCGGTATAGGCAGCATTTACGTACCCGGTAGTATAGTTGTATCCACCGTCACCGGCAGCCTGGTTAAGCACACTGGCGCCGAGGTTGATATTCCTGTTGGTAGGCAGTTCTGCTGTAACGCCATATGTTTTGAAGGGGCTGATATTTCCCCATTGTGTACGATAGATGGCCGCTACCCGGTAATCGCCGTCGAATGCGCCTGTCAGCGCAGGATTGAGCCAGGACGGATAAGTATAATACTGTGAGAAGTGCGGGTCAGCCTGTGCCATCGCCTTTGAGCAGGCGAAGAAGGCTGTCACTGACATGAGCCATGTTGCAATTTTAGTTCTCATTTTGCTGTCGGTGTTTTATGTGAATGTTGTTCATTATCTGATGATGGCCACATAACCTGTGAGTGGCGCAAATCCGTTCCTCAGGGTGATGACATAGTAGTATGTTCCTACCGGCAGCTGATTTCCCTTGAAGCTACCATCCCAGGGCAGTGCATAACCGTCTGAATAATACACCCGCTGGCCGTAGCGATTGAAGACTTCCACTTTGCTGCCGGGATAATCACTCAGGTTATAGATCACCCACTTATCGTTGATATTGTCTCCATTAGGTGAAAAGGCATTCGGTGGAACCACTGCTTTCAGCACTTTTACAGACATCTGGTCGCTGGCGGTACAGTTGTGTTTACCGATAGCGGTCAGCGTATATACCTGGTCGTGCATGGCGGCGATCACCGGTGAAAACAGTGTTGGGTTCGGGAAGTCAGCCGCAGGTTCCCAGCGGAACTTCAGGTTGACAGAATCATTGGCCGTAGGCCGGAAAGTAATCACGGTTCCCTGTGGCACCACAAAAGACTGACCTGCATCAATCACCGGCTGCAGATACACCACCACCTTACTATCGAAGGGTGCCGATGTACAACCGGCTGCATTCACCACTTTCAGCTGCACACCGTATTCACCGGGGCTGGTATATTTCTTCACCGGATTTTGTGCGGTGGATGTTGTACCATCACCAAAAGACCATTGCCATTGCGTAATGTTGCTGCGGGCATCAGTGCTCTGGTCGGTGAAAGCATTATCAGTACCCTGACATAAAGTATCAGGCGCCACTTTAAAGGATGCTACCGGTTGTCCGAAGAAGGTTTCCAGACGATTGCTCTTCTGATCGGTACAACCAAAGGCAGAAGTGGCGGTCAGCACGATATCAAACGGACCATAGGCGGTGTAGTTATGCAAAGGATCTTTTAATGCTGATTTTGCACTGCCATCACCAAAGTCCCACTGCCAGGAAAGTGCAGAGTTATCCTTGATAGTAGTCAGGTTGGTGAAGGTGGCGCTGCCTTCCGGCATACAAACAGAAGCCGGCAGCTGGAAATTCACTATCGGCAACGGACGTACGGCCACTGTTACAGTCGCGGTATCGCTGATACATTGCTGATCGCTGACAGCTACCAGTTTCACGCGGTAAGTGCCGTCTGCGGCATAGTTGATATTAAAAGGATTGTTGTTGGTGGCGACAGTCTGATTGCCATTACCATCGTCCCATTTCCAGGTAGTGATGGTACCGGTGCTGATGGAAGACTGGTCAGTGATGGCGGCCGGCTGTCCGAGGCAAAGGCTGGGCGTTGCCGCAAAAGCAGCTGTCGGTTTGGGATATACGGTGATATCTGTAGCGATGGAGTCTGAGCAACCAGTAGCGGTATTAAACACATACCAGATTTTATGTGTGCCCGCACCGGCTACAGAAGGTGTGAAATTACCGGATGAATCGGTAGCAGGACCTTTATAATATCCCTTACCGGTTACACCATTTTTCACACTGGCATTGGCTACTGGTATTGTACCTTTCACGTTAACACAAACGCCGTTCACCGCGGTATAAGCCAACTGTGGCTTCAGTTTGAAGCTGGCCGTGATGGTAGTATCTTTCGTACAGCCCTTATCGGTAGTTACCTGGTATTTGATGTTATACGAACCAAAGGTGGCATAAGCATGTGTAGGCGCAGACAACGTCGAAGTATTGGGATTGGCTGGCGTAGCGCCGGCATCTCCAAAGTCCCAGCTATGGCCGGTGATGGTTTGCGCATCAGGGACAGTGGCTGCTGTATTAAACTGCACCACACCATTTACGGGCAGGCAATTACCGGGGAAGGTAAAGTCCGCGTGAGGTTTGGCATATACCGTAATAGTTTGTGTAGCAGTATCACTCACACACAGCGTACTCACTTTCACTACATGTTTTACGGTATAGGTCTTATATCCGTTGTAGGTCATAGATGGTGAGGCATTGGTGGTAGCGTTCAGTACTGAGTCATTGCCGAAATTCCAATACCATTCCTTTAGTGGAGCAGTACCACCGTAGGTAGAGTTGTCCGTTAATTTTACAGCAGTACCTTCACACAAAGCAGTGGCATCGCTGGTGAAAGCGGCCACCGGTTTGGCAGCAGCCGTTATCTGGAAGGCGGTATCACCCACACATCCGTCTTTGGAGATCACGGTGAGTTTTACATTGGACGGGCCTACCGGGAAAGCATGATGTACTTCTATGCCACTATCCAGCACAGGGCCGGGGAATTCCCACTTCCAGCGGTCTATTTTATAGTCGGGTTGATTATTATCTCCTTTTAAAATAGCCGAGTCGAGGGTACAGCCGGTGTAGGTATAAGAAGCAATAGCACGGGGTTTGGTTTTCACCGTCAGCGTATAGCCTACTTTTTCCGTATTGGTACAGTTCTCAATAGACGGATGGGTAGACATCACCGTGATATTTTGCTCACCCTCCGTGGTGAACTTATAGGACCCGGGCAGGGTGTATTTATAATAAGTGATGCCTTTGATCACTACGGTGCCGGAAGGTACCGGGTTGTTGACCGTCACGTCTGCATTGGGTGTAATAGCTGCTCCCAGCAGACTCAGTTTCCACACCATTTTGGTGGGTTGATAAGCCATGAGGATGGATAGTTCTACCGGTGTTTGTGTACAGGTAAAATCATTGGTTGCTTTGGAAGTATCGTATTCGTTGTGAATAGAACCCACTGCGTTGAGGTTGTTGATGAGCGTACCGGCGTTATAGGCATAACTTTCCACAGAGCCCAGGCCGTAGGTAGTAGCAATGAAAGCGGAGTCGCTTGTCACAATACACTGGGCCTGCGCGGCGGGCCAGCGTTTGACCACCACGGTGTAACCGGCCAAACGGGGATGCACATACGAATAATCGTAAAGCCCGGAACCATCGATCCTAAGCGAACCCAGACCACCTGTAGGAATGATCATGGTGAGGTAATTGACCGTAATGCTTTCACGGGTGTTGCGGTAAAAACCGGTCCTGTTAATGGCCTGTTCCAATGGGCTCAGGTACACCATCTCAGGGTCGCCCAGGGGATCCGTATTACCACATTCACCGGAAGAGGGCATATATTGTGCTACCAACACCGGCTTGTCTGATTCGATATAGTCAGCGGTACCGCTGAGGTATTCATAGTAGGAGTTGTTGATCAGTGTCCCTATGGGCAGTACGACTCCGTTTTTCCTGACTACTGTAGCCGGGTCTTTCACCACTATCTTGAAATAAGCGTTCTGACTACTGATAGGGTTGTTGGACGCTGAATACGGCGCTGTCAGATAACGTTTTCCCCATGCCTGGAAGGGGAACACCTGCTGAATATTATTATCACCACTGCTGGTGCCTCCGGTGCAGGTAATGGCGGTACGGCTGCTGCCGGAAAATACAGCTACCGGAAAACATTGTCCGTTGGCGTTACCGATGGATTTGACAACAGTACCTGTCAGCTGACGCCCCAGAGAGCCACCCAGTGAAGCACCTACCAGCTGGTAAATATCTCCGCGGTTGAGTGTTACGGTAAAAGGCACACCCGGCGGGCGGCCATTACGGGTCAATACGGAAGGGGTTATCTCAACAACAGTATTATTCTGATTAGCGATGACAAACATCCAGTTAAAACAGTCGGAGCCATAGTTCTGCTGACTATTCACGGAGATATAGGAATAGCCCCATGTTTCCTCCGGCATAAGCATGGTAGCACCGGAAGAGGCGCTGCCATAGATATGTGCATAAGCTACGATGGGCACATTACTCTGGATATGAATGGATCTATTGGTGAATATCCCTTCCCCACCGGTACCTCCGAAAGAAGGAGGAGGAGAATATAAGCGGGCATCGCTGGCGCCGACCTTGGGAATCAGGTCTGATGCAATCACCGTATTGGCCGGG belongs to Chitinophaga sp. HK235 and includes:
- the rhuM gene encoding virulence protein RhuM/Fic/DOC family protein, yielding MLIYQTEDGQTSIEVKLEDDMIWLTQTQMTELFEQTKQNISLHIKNIYKEGELNKNATVKEYLTVQAEGKRQIEKITSYYSLDVVISTGYRVKSRRGTQFRIWANKILKDYLIKGYVLNEQRLKEQGDQLVTLKNTIRLMGNVLESKPLNTDEATGLLKVLTDYAYALDVLDKYDHQQLTIQGTTSDTLFRITYSAAMGAIHGLKDRFGGSTLFGNEKDESFRSSLAVIYQTFDGKELYPSIEEKAAHLLYFVIKNHSFSDGNKRIAAFLFVWFIEKNNLLYREDGSKRIADNALVALTLMIAESKADEMEIIIKVVVNLINTLN
- a CDS encoding PKD domain-containing protein, with protein sequence MLTKITNHPVGAALQWCKLAISVLVLQFVAFSLYAQNLSNKGKDFWVGYGHHQFMEPGNSNSQEMILYLSAEQAATVTVSVTGTAWTRTYNIPANTVIASDLIPKVGASDARLYSPPPSFGGTGGEGIFTNRSIHIQSNVPIVAYAHIYGSASSGATMLMPEETWGYSYISVNSQQNYGSDCFNWMFVIANQNNTVVEITPSVLTRNGRPPGVPFTVTLNRGDIYQLVGASLGGSLGRQLTGTVVKSIGNANGQCFPVAVFSGSSRTAITCTGGTSSGDNNIQQVFPFQAWGKRYLTAPYSASNNPISSQNAYFKIVVKDPATVVRKNGVVLPIGTLINNSYYEYLSGTADYIESDKPVLVAQYMPSSGECGNTDPLGDPEMVYLSPLEQAINRTGFYRNTRESITVNYLTMIIPTGGLGSLRIDGSGLYDYSYVHPRLAGYTVVVKRWPAAQAQCIVTSDSAFIATTYGLGSVESYAYNAGTLINNLNAVGSIHNEYDTSKATNDFTCTQTPVELSILMAYQPTKMVWKLSLLGAAITPNADVTVNNPVPSGTVVIKGITYYKYTLPGSYKFTTEGEQNITVMSTHPSIENCTNTEKVGYTLTVKTKPRAIASYTYTGCTLDSAILKGDNNQPDYKIDRWKWEFPGPVLDSGIEVHHAFPVGPSNVKLTVISKDGCVGDTAFQITAAAKPVAAFTSDATALCEGTAVKLTDNSTYGGTAPLKEWYWNFGNDSVLNATTNASPSMTYNGYKTYTVKHVVKVSTLCVSDTATQTITVYAKPHADFTFPGNCLPVNGVVQFNTAATVPDAQTITGHSWDFGDAGATPANPNTSTLSAPTHAYATFGSYNIKYQVTTDKGCTKDTTITASFKLKPQLAYTAVNGVCVNVKGTIPVANASVKNGVTGKGYYKGPATDSSGNFTPSVAGAGTHKIWYVFNTATGCSDSIATDITVYPKPTAAFAATPSLCLGQPAAITDQSSISTGTITTWKWDDGNGNQTVATNNNPFNINYAADGTYRVKLVAVSDQQCISDTATVTVAVRPLPIVNFQLPASVCMPEGSATFTNLTTIKDNSALSWQWDFGDGSAKSALKDPLHNYTAYGPFDIVLTATSAFGCTDQKSNRLETFFGQPVASFKVAPDTLCQGTDNAFTDQSTDARSNITQWQWSFGDGTTSTAQNPVKKYTSPGEYGVQLKVVNAAGCTSAPFDSKVVVYLQPVIDAGQSFVVPQGTVITFRPTANDSVNLKFRWEPAADFPNPTLFSPVIAAMHDQVYTLTAIGKHNCTASDQMSVKVLKAVVPPNAFSPNGDNINDKWVIYNLSDYPGSKVEVFNRYGQRVYYSDGYALPWDGSFKGNQLPVGTYYYVITLRNGFAPLTGYVAIIR
- a CDS encoding OmpA family protein; amino-acid sequence: MKKIFVTASMVLAGLVSYGQFTYDYLKAADQYYKKEDYNSAVQYYEKYLGTKNKAFRRDSYKPYAAVTTSRKTAAPVSSEQQAVYKLAESYRNLHNYGKAAPYYETVMEADKNSFPLAGYYYAVSLRALGKYEDAEKAFRNFLNGYGSKDGYSTAAAREVDNLSFINGQLKRNDLSKYEVRKAPAALNTTGASYAPCWTADGALLFTSTRPDPDRNKGYINRVYTADYANGQASNIRLLTLAQPELLHQGAVSLTPDGQQLFLTRWHIDHGKKITSIWTSRKNGNSWSEPVQLDATINVPGSNTQQPFVLPDGKHLLYASDRPGGQGGFDLWCAVLDETGKPISTSNLGTVINTAENEQAPCYHAATRTLVFSTDGRTGMGGYDFFSSKGEPGNFQTPVNMGYPVNSVKDDIYFASRSNNRNLLDDVLLGTDRAAECCLELFFLHKDRPARQLSGVVVACNSNTPVAGAEVRIIDTVRHTVVTTRSTAADGSYAFTMDEYQPLVAVANADGYTSSTQRIDVPADEDAEAITAPLLCLTPIVAPPSPVTLEDVYYDYDKSTLKPESFTALDKLVALLNGNPSMEIELSAHTDSIGTKRYNQRLSEARAKSCVDYLIEKGIDRNRLTYKGYGASMPIAPNSLPDGTDNPEGRQKNRRTTFTVLKK
- a CDS encoding collagen-like protein, which produces MKQVLRCMPYALVLSVVVFFAACSKDGAQGPAGPAGTAGTKGPQGPKGDSGLPGSANVIYSGWLDVQFQGIQTAPNSSGGVDTVLYGAVISTPKVDSILLGNALVNVYINLGTALQPRIVVLPYTDEGGVIIRYVAGNKAITVVSNANPGTRTTASGKIYQYRYVVVPGGIAARSASTFDWKNYGQVKEALHLED
- a CDS encoding RNA polymerase sigma factor, yielding MNKYQDFTDHELIRMYIAGNNQAFTTLVHRHKNRLYTTIVLLVRNRDLAEDIFQEVFIKIVNALHSGQYSDNNRFLAWAVRIAHNCCISHFRKVNSWSKTVVAGYNDEMGDSLDYMEHSIEHHLIAHETSQEINALLDQLPTVQREAVILRYYADLSYKEMAQTVGISINTALGRVRYALMNLRKQMLVEGEGEGEVQSRYI
- a CDS encoding PorP/SprF family type IX secretion system membrane protein, translated to MRTKIATWLMSVTAFFACSKAMAQADPHFSQYYTYPSWLNPALTGAFDGDYRVAAIYRTQWGNISPFKTYGVTAELPTNRNINLGASVLNQAAGDGGYNYTTGYVNAAYTGVKLDAAHYHQLNFGLQLGFIQRRFDPSKLTFGEQWNPVTGYNPGNPVTDMLTRTSSISFDAGAGALYYDATPGKKYNIYGGFSVMHLTRPQDQFSAAGDARFPMRFNVHGGVKLTLSDILSVTPNFLFMQQGPAQEKMIGAYGQLTAAPGTDFLLGLNYRVKDAFTTHAGFIYKTMMLGVSYDINTSDLNKMARGSNSFEVSITFIGRRKVRTPEVEFVCPRL
- a CDS encoding type IX secretion system membrane protein PorP/SprF; its protein translation is MKKFVLTGLMGLIVICVQAQQQPHYTQYIMNPFIINPAVAGIENYWDLRLSHRHQWAGLNGSPVTTYFTVHGPLRKSDYSTSSPTGFDIQGENPRGKAYWRDYTTPPPHPGAGLTILNDKAGPLNRFSISAAYAHHINLSPRTSLSAGLSLGMQQVSLDASKVGFLDPNDPAINGTGILNRWRPDIGAGLWLYSADYFAGISAQNIIPQNIGYDNGKLVGDSLYRGKLVPHLFFTTGYRLWINDDVNILPSVMIKFITAMPMSVDVNARAMFRDRFWMGASYRLHDGVAAMFGVNINSTFNIGYSYDYTASSLNTVSKGSHEIMIGFLLGNKYGDTCPRNVW